The Streptomyces lienomycini sequence CCTCCTCGCCGGTCACGCCGCCGCTGCGCTCCTCCGCCTCCAGGCTCAGGTAGGTCTCCTCCAGCGGCCAACGGTCGGGCGCGTTGGGGAAGTCCACGCCGACGATGGTCAGCCAGCCGTGCCGCCGGGCCACCCACTCGGTGTACTCGGCCTCGAACGCCACGTCCGCCTGCGGCCGTTCGGTCCCCCGTGCCGCCGCCTCCGCGTCGCCCAGGTCGACCAGCTGGGCGATCCGGCTCGCCCGCCCCGGCAGTTGCCGCTGGAGGTAGGCGGAGCGCCGCACCAGGTGGTGCAGGACGTGCAGGCACACCGAGACGAGGAGCGCGTCGTGGAACCAGGCCGCGTCCGGCGACAGTTCCCGGTCGGCGCCCTGCACGGCGCCCCGCAGCCGCCGCGCGTAGTCCTGCGGGCCCAGTCGTACGGCGTCGGCGTCGGTGACGTCGACCTCGGCGATCGCGAGCAGGGTGCGGGCCAGGACGTCGACGACGGGGGCCAGTTCGCCGGTGGGCGCGGTGTGCCGCTCCGCGGCGAGGTGCACCAGGTCGGCGGCGGTGCGGTGGACGTCGTCCGGGGTGGCGGTGGCCCTGGCGCCGCGCCAGGTGACGAAGCCGGGGACCGGCTCGGAGAACACGGGCGGCCGGGCGGGGTCGCGGAAGAGCCGGTGGACGAGGGGGGCGGCGAGACGGGAGGGGGTGCGGACGACGGCATCCATGGATGTGGGTTACCCCTGGGGCTCGGAGGACAGAGAGGCGGTCGGGCCCTGGAGCTCCACCCCGTCCGGCACCTGCCGGATCACGGCCTCGTCCAGGTCCGTGAGCACGGACACCTTGCGCAGACCGGGGAAGGCCGTGAGCCAGGCCAGCCCTTCGACGGGGTGCGGGGCCTCCAGCGTGAGGTGTGTGAGGCGCTCCGGGACGATCAGCTCCGTCAGGTCGTCCACCCGGTACGCGCCGCGGACGAAGATGTGCCGCCAGCCGCCGAGCGAGCGCAGCGTGCGGAGGTCGTCGGTCGTGGACACCTCGACCGCCCGCTGCCGGGGCAGGTGCGCGAGGATCTCCCGGGCGTACTGTTCCCGGTCGTCGAAGCGGTTCCAGGACGCGGCGAGGAACTCCTGCACATCGGCGCCGGTGTGCTCCCGGAACCGGGACAGGAACATCAGCGCCGCCTCGCTGCCCACGCTGACCGCCGTGTGCACCACCCTGGCCGCGGTGCTGTCGTCGATGCCGTCCTCCGGCCCCGGCAGCAGCGCCAGCACCAGATCGCCACCGGCCCGCGCCACCTCCCGCGCCGCCTCGAAGGTGGCCGGTGGGACATGGGTGGCCAGCCCGTCCTCCACGCGTCCCCGCACGGTCGGCTCCACCTCGGCGGCGTACCGCAGCCCGGCCGCCGCCAGCAGCGTCCCGCGTGGGGTGTCCCGTTCCGTGAGCCGGCGCAGCATGTGCTCCGCCTCCTTGGGCCGGGCATGGGCGAGGGCGAGCAGGATCACGTCCTCCCACTGGTCCGTGTCGGCGTGGTTGACCAGTAGGTCGAAGTCCATCTCCTGCACGGCCAGCCGGGCGCCGAGGTAGTCCTGGAAGGTGCGGTGCAGGAAGTCCACCCGGCCGTCGGCGGGCTCGCGCAGCAGTCCGGAGCGCAGCAGCAGCGCCCGGTAGACCTCCTCCTCACCGGCCCCGTGCAGGTTCAGCGCGGGCAGGGCCCGGTGCACGATGCCGAGCGCCTCGTCCCGGTCCATCTCGTGCCGGCTGTTGCGGATCAGCCACCACGCCAGCTTCTGCAGCAGCTGCACCTGCGTGGCGTACGCGAGGCGCACCCCGTCGAAGCCGTGCAGCTCCCGCTCCCGGTCCCGGCGCTCCAGGAGCATCGTCAGGGCGGCCTCGTAGAGCGACCTGCGGTCCTGGGGCAGGAAGCCGCGCCGATCGCGGTGCAGGGCGCACAGCATGCCGCACATGAGCGGGTTGGTGGCCAGCCCGCTCAGCTCCGAGGTGCCGCGCACGGAGGCCAGCAGGGACTCGCCGACGGACCGGTCCACCTCGGCCGCGCGGTGCCAGCGTCGTACGAAGGTGGCGACGCCGGAGCGGCCCATCGGGGCGAGGACGAGTTCGCTGAAGCCCTCGGCGGCCAGCCATTCCTCGGGTACGGCGGAGGGGCGCGAGGTGACCAGCCACAGGTTCCCGGGGAAGGCCCGCACCAGCTCGCGCAGCCAGCGTCGGGCGGCGGCGCGGCGGTCCCCGGCGATCTCGTCGATGCCGTCGACCAGCAGCACTCCGCGCCGGGCCCGCAGCACCCGCTCCACCCACCCCGGCGGCTGCTCCCCGGCGACGGGGCAGCCGACCGCGCGCAGGAAGTCGCCGGGGAAGGGCAGCTCGGCGCCCGGCCGCACGATCCGGCGCATCGGCAGCACGAACGGCACCCGCCCGATCAGGTGGGGCAGCCCGTGGTCGTAGACGCGGCTCGACGCGGTGACCGCCAGCCACTGCACGAGGGTGGTCTTGCCGGAACCGGCGACGCCGCGCAGGAACACCTGGTCGTGACCGGCGAGGACCTGCTCGGCGGCCACGGTCGGGTACTCCGGGCCCCGGCCACCGCGTCCCGCCTGCGGCCGGGTCGCCTCCAGGCTCAGGTACGCCGTGTCCAGCGGCCACTCCCGGGTCCCGGCGTCCAGCCCGTAGATGGTGAGCGTGCCGTACCGGGCGGTGACGTGGTCCGCGTACCGCTCCTCGAACCCGGCGTCCTCGGCCGACTGGGACGGCAGCCGTTCCAGCAGGACGTCGACGGCCTGGACCAGCCGGGCCAGCTGCCGGGTCTGGACGGTCTGCTGGCGGGCGACGTAGGTGGAGCGCTGGGTGAGGAAGTTCAGGATGTGCAGCGAGGCCGTGTGCAGCAGCCGCTCGTACAGCAGCGTGCCGCCCTCGCCGAGCCCGTACGGGGCCAGCGGCACGCCCGCGGCCAGCTCGCGGGCGAAGCGCTCGGGGCCGAGCCCGACGGCCTCGTAGTCCTCGGTGGTGATGTCGCCGAGCCGGGCGAGGGTGCGGGCCAGGGCGTCCTTGACGGCCGCGGCCTCGGCGGCGTCGACGGGCTCCTCGCCGGGCCCGGCGGCGGCCAGCGCCCTGCGGACCAGCTCCCCGGCGATCCTGTCGACGTCCTCGGGCGTGACGCTCCGCTTCTCGCCCCGGAACGACACCAGTGCCGATATCCGCACCGGCCGGTCCACCAGCCCCGCTCCCGGCCCGTCCCGGACGAAGAGCCGACGGAGGAGGGGCATGACCGCGCTGGACGCGACACGGGCCCCGAGTGCTGTGACGTCGACCATGTTCCGAGCCTAGGTGAACCCCCTTGTACGGGGGGCGGGTTAGCCCGGACCGGAGTAGCCCCCGTCACATCCACCGCCCCTTCGACCATGGCCCCCGGTGATGTGCCGCACAGGGGATTCGGCCTGTACTACGGGGAATAGTCGACGCCGCAAGAACTAAGAAAACGGACATACTGCTAGGCGGTGGTGGGGTGTTTCCGGGCCTCTGAGCTGGTTTTGTCCTAAATGGCTGCTCTGTCGGTGCTGGGGAAGTTGCCCGCTGAAGTACTAAATACCGTCGTAGGTCACACCTTTGTGCGGTTTGGGGTCGCCGGGTTACCAAGGTGGAGCCCGCCCGACGAGCGCCTTGTGCGTCCCGCCGGAGGGGCATCCCTCTGTTCCCGTCCCCATGAGGTTCGAATGTTTCCGCGTGTCACGTCCCGTTCTTCCCGTACGACCCTTCGCACCCGCGCCGCGGTGATGGCCGCCGGCCTCGGAGCCTCGGTCGCACTGGGAGCCGGGGTCGCGGCCGCCACCGGCACCCCGGCGGCGACCGGTACCACCACCGCCGCGAGCGCCGTAGAGGCCCAGGCCGCGGCGCAGGCCAAGGCGGCGAAGGCCGAGAAGGCCGCCGCGAGCACGAAGAAGGCGACCGACAAGAAGAAGGCCGCCTCCTGGGTGGACCCGGTCAAGAAGTACTCGCTGAGCGCCAGCTTCGCCCAGAACGGCGGCATGTGGGCGCACAAGCACAGCGGCCAGGACTTCGCCGTGCCGATCGGCACCAACGTCGTCGCGGCCCACGGCGGCACCGTCGTCAAGGCCGGCGGCAACGGCGCCGGTGACGGCCCCGCCTACGGCAACGCGATCGTCGTCAAGCACGGCAACGGCACGTACTCCCAGTACGCCCACCTGTCGAAGATCAACGTGAAGATCGGCCAGGTCGTGAAGACCGGCCAGTCGATCGCCAAGTCCGGCAACACCGGCAACTCCAGCGGTCCCCACCTGCACTTCGAGATCCGCACGACCCCGAACTACGGCTCCGCCGTCGACCCGGTCGCCTTCCTGAAGTCCAAGGGCGTGACGGTCTAAGGACCGCACGGACCGCCCCTCGCCCCCGACACCGCCCGGGCGGCGGGGGCTACCCGCCCGCCGCTCCCCGGTGGGCCTGGGTCACAAGATCGGTGGCGACCTCGAGAACGGCAGCGCGCTGTTCCTCGGGGTCGCCTTCGAGGTCGCGCAGCACGAACATCCCGGCGTGCAGCGTGAAGAGCGCACTCACACAGCGGACCTGGTCGACCAGGTCCGCTTCGGGGTCGATGAGGATGTCGCGCAGGCCGAACATGCGGGTCTTGAACAGCTCGCCGATGCGCAGGTCGCGCACCGTCGCCTGGTTCTCCTGCATGAAGCGGAACAACGGCGCCGCGCCCGCCAGCGCCTCGCTGTAGCGGCGGATGATCTCCTGCTTCGTCTCCAGGGTGTGCGGCTGCTCGCGCCCCCAGTCGATCAGTTCGCCCAGCGGCCGCGAGAGATCCTCGAAGATGCTGACGAGGATCTCTTCCTTGGTCTTGAAGTGGTAGTAGAGCGCGGCCTTGGTCACGTCCAGGCGCTCGGCGATCTCGCGCAGCGAGGTCTTCTCGTACCCCTGCTCCGCGAAGAGCTCGAGTGCCACGTCCTGGATGCGCTGGCGGGTGTCCCCGCGGCGTCGCTGCTGCTTGGTGCCGTTCATTGTGCCGCCCATCCTCCTACGCACCTCCTGCCCCGCGCACTTTCCGAAAAACTTACTTGACGCCCGGCTAGTTACGCGTCTACCTTCCCGAGTGTAGTCAACTTGCCGGTCGGCAAGTAAGTGGGAAGCGGAAACAGCGGTAGCTGGGGGAGTAGGAGAGATGGCGGACACCACGGAGGCGGTGACCGGCGAAGCCGGAACCGGGAAGCAACCGAGGAACGTGCGGGTCGTCCTGCTCGCCCTCATGATCGCGATGATGCTCGCGATGCTCGACAACATGATCATCGGCACCGCGATGCCGACGATCGTGGGCGAGCTGGGCGGACTGGAGCACCTCTCCTGGGTCGTCACCGCCTACACCCTCGCCACCGCGGCCTCCACCCCGCTGTGGGGCAAGCTCGGCGACATGTACGGGCGCAAGGGCGTCTTCATGACGTCGATCGTGATCTTCCTGATCGGCTCGGCGCTCAGCGGCATGGCCCAGGACATGGGCCAGCTCATCGGCTTCCGCGCCGTCCAGGGCCTGGGCGCCGGTGGTCTGATGGTCGGCGTCATGGCCATCATCGGCGACCTGATACCGCCCAGGGAGCGCGGCAAGTACCAGGGCATGATCGCCGGCGTCATGGCGCTCGCGATGATCGGCGGACCGCTGGTCGGCGGCACCATCACCGACAACTGGGGCTGGCGCTGGTCCTTCTACATCAACCTGCCGCTCGGCGCGATCGCCCTGATCGCCATCAGCGTCGTGCTGCACCTGCCGAAGAAGCGCAGCCAGGCCCGGATCGACTATCCGGGTGCCGCGCTGCTGACCGTCGGCATCACCGCCATCGTGCTCGTCACCACCTGGGGCGGCACCGAGTACGCCTGGACCTCCGCGCGGATCATGGAGCTGATCGGCATCGGCGTCGCCGCGCTGGTCGGGTTCGTGTTCTGGCAGACCAGGGCCGCCGAGCCGATCATGCCGCTGCACATCTTCCGCAGCCGCAACTTCACGCTGATGTCCGTCATCGGCTTCATCGTCGGCTTCGTGATGTTCGGCGCCACGCTCTTCCTGCCGCTGTACCAGCAGTCGGTGCAGGGCGCGTCCGCCACCAACTCCGGGCTGCTGCTCCTGCCGATGCTGGGTGCGATGCTCGTCACGTCGATGGTCGCGGGGCGGATCACCACCAGCACCGGCCGCTACAAGGTCTTCCCGGTGGCGGGCGGCGCGCTGATGACGGTCGGCCTGTTCCTGCTGTCCACCATGGACACCGACACCACCCGCTTCACCTCCGGCGTGTACATGGCCGTCGTCGGCCTCGGCATGGGCTGCCTGATGCAGATCACCATGCTGGTGGCGCAGAACAGCGTGGAGATGAAGGACATGGGCGTCGCGTCCTCGTCCACCACCCTCTTCCGCACCCTCGGCTCCTCCTTCGGCGTCGCGATCATGGGCGCGCTGTTCAACCACCGCGTCCAGGACGTCATGGCGGAGAAGGCCGGGGCCACGGGCTCCAAGGTGACGGAGCAGTCGGCGACACTGACCGCGGACGCGCTGAAGCAGCTGCCGGCGGCGGCCCGCGAGGCCTACCAGCACGCGGTGTCCTCCGGCACCCACGGTGCGTTCCTGCTCGGTTCCGTGGTGGCCGTCGTCGCGCTGGTCGCGGCGGTCTTCGTCAAGGAGGTCCCGCTCAAGGGCGCGGGCCCGAAGCCGGACGGGGGCCCGGCCGACGGCGACGACACGGCCGCGGCGAAGGCGCCGGTGACCGAGGCGGTCTGACCCCGGGGGCCCCTCGGCCCCCTGACCAGGCCCCCGGGTGGTTCCGTCCGCCCGGGGGCCTCGTCGCGGCCGGGCCCGTGGCCGCGGTCGGGCGTCACGGAGCCGCTTCGCCGACGCACTCGAACCACACCGTCTTGCCCCGCCCGTCGGCGTACGGCGTGACACCCCACCGGTCGGCCACCGCCGCGACGATCACGAGCCCGCGCCCGCCCTCACCGAGCGGGTCGGCACCCGCCGCGACCGGCAGCTCCGGACAGCCGTCGGCGACCTCCACCCGCACGCCGCCCGGCTGGAGCAGGAAGCACACGCGGCAGCGGCGGCCGGGCACGTGCCGTACGACGTTGGCGACCAGCTCCGTGAGCGCCAGCTCGGCGGCGTCGGCGACGCCGGCCAGACCGGAGCGGACGAGGTACAGCCGCAGCACGCGGCGCAGATGGCGGGCCGAGTGCGCGCCCATGGCGAACTCGGCGTGGTACTGGCTCTCGACGTCCGCCGCCCGCGGACCGGTTGCGTGATTCACGCCACAAGGGTGCGACGCACTGCGTACGCTCGAATACGCACGGAGACGAACGCCGCGAGGTGTTGCCGTCCGCAGTCCCCGCAGTTCCCGCAGTCCCGGAGTGAGGTGCCGCAGTGGCCAACATCCAGTCCCTCGACCCGACCGCGTCCCCACTCGACTACTACGGCTGGGAACTGCGCCGCCAGCGCGAGGCCCACGGCCTCAGGCAGGGCCAGCTCGGCGACGTCATCTTCTGCACCGGTTCGCTGATCGGCCAGATCGAGACCACGAAGAAGGTCCCGACGCGGGACTTCTCCGAGCGGGTGGACGCCGCGCTGGGCACGGACGGGTTGTTCTCCCGGCTGATCGGCCTGGTGCTGCGCAGCCAACTGCCCACGTGGTTCCAGCCGTACGCGGAGATGGAGGCGAAGGCGGCGTACATCTCGACGTACCAGGCGCAGTTGGTCTACGGGCTGCTGCAGACGGAGGAGTACGCGCGGGCGGTTCTGGCCACGGGCAGGCCGGGGCAACTCGACAGCCTGCTTGCCGCGCGAATGGAACGCCAGCGCATCCTCGACTGGGAGAGGCCCCCCGTGGCCTTGGTGATCCTGGACGAGGCGGTACTCCACCGGCCGGTCGGCGGCGACGACGTGATGAGGCGCCAACTGGGACACCTGTTGAAGTTCACCAGTCACCGCTGGATGCGTATCCAGGTGTTGCCGCTGTCCAGCGGTGAACACCCCGGCCTTGCGGGGGCTTTCAACATCCTGCGCTTCGAGGACCACCCGGACGTCTTCTACACGGAGGACATGATGTCCGGCCACATGACGGCCAACCCGGAGACCATCAAAGAGGCGAGCCTCAATTACGCTCACTTGCAAGCGGACGCCCTCTCCGTGAAGGACTCGGCGGCGCTGATCGCCCGCGTAATGGAGGAACGCTATGCAGACCGGACCCAGCGAGACCCAGTGGCGTAAGTCCAGCTACAGCGGCCCCAATGGGGGCGATTGCGTGGAGTGCACCGTCAGCGGCGGCGCCGCCTGGCGCACCTCCTCGTACAGCGGAAGCACCGGCGGTGACTGCGTCGAAGTCGGTGTGGAGTGTGCCGTCGGCTCGGTTCCCGTCCGGGACAGCAAGAACCCGGCCGGTCCGATCCTCACCGTCCCCGCCCCCGCCTGGTACTCCTTCATCCAAGGACTGAAGTAGCAATCCGTCATCGGGCCGCTCATCCGAGCAGCCCGATGACAAACCACCCCCACCTGCTCACGCTTCTACTCCCCACCCCGCTCCGCCTGCCGGGCCAGGAACTCCTCGAACGCCGCCTTCTGCTTCGGGTCCATGAAGCCCTGGCGGACGTTGCGGGCCTTCTCCTCCAGCCAGTGCGCCTCGCCGGGGTCGAGCAACTCCGCGACCACGACACCGTCACGCACCACCGCCGTACGTCCACCCACCCGCCGCCGGAAGAGCGTGAACGCGCCGAACTCCTCGGGGTGGGCCAACTCCGGCTCCTCCGAAGCGGCCTCCTCCCCCGCCGGGTAGGCGGCGGGCGCCCAGTGCTCCCAGAGCGCCAGCGTGGCCGAGGGCACCAGCACCGCCCGCTGCGACGGGCGGCCCCCTTCCCACATGAAGGTGACCGTGACGGGCTCACCGACCGCCTCGGCCAGGCCGAGCACCCGCTCCACCTCGTCGTTGACCGGGTAACCGACCTCTGCATCGATGCGTATCCCCATGGCGTCTCAGGCTACGGGCGCCCGCTACTCGGCCACCGGCGAACCGCGCCTTCTGCCCGCCAGGACCGTGGCAGGCTGTGCCGGGCCCGCATCCGATCGACCGGGAGACCATCCGTCATGGCCGTTGTTCACCGGACCGCACTCGTACCGTCCAAGCTGGAGCTGCTCACCTCCTGGCTTCCCTCCCGCCCGTGGTACCGCGGTGGCGCGGGCGGGGCGGAGCTGGCCAAGGCCGGTGGGTTCCGGCTGGACGACCCGCAGGGCGAGGTGGGGATCGAGTTCATCGCGGTCACCGACGTCGGCGGCCCGCACCCCGCCACCTACCTGGTCCCGCTCAGCTACCGCGGGGCACCGCTCGACGGGATGGAACACGCCCTCGTCGGCACCATGGAGCACGGGGTACTGGGGCGGCGCTGGGCCTACGACGGCTGCCACGACCCGGTGCTGGTCGCCGAGCTGCTCGCCCTTGTCGAGGGCCGGGCCCAGGCCCAGGACCAGAACACCAGCGACACCCCCGACCGGGAGGTGACCCGCTCCTGCACCGGTGCGGGCTCGATCTCCACGGTGCCCTTCACCGACACCACCGACGCCACCGTCACCGACGACGCGGAGGGCACCGCGCTGGCCTTCCCGCACGGCGGGGTTCTCCGGCTGCACCGGATCCTGCGGCCCGCACCGGACGGCCCGGCATCCCTCCCGCAGGGAGCGATCGGTCAGGTCTCCGGCCCGTGGCGTGCACAGGGCGGCACCCCGGTCCGGGGCCTGTTCGCCGTCCTGTACCCGGGCGCACCCCCCGCCCCCTCCGCGGTCTGAGCGGGCACTCGGGCGTCAACGCTTCGGGAACGCCTCCGGGGACGGCGACGTCCCGCCGGGTACCCGGTCCGGCAGCATCGGGTGGCTGCCCGTGTTCGTCGGCGCGTGCTCCGGGAGCCACAGGACGGCGACCGCGCCCTCGGCCGGTACGTCGGCGGGCGCCCCGGCCGGGCGTACGTTGCGGAAGGTGAGCCGGGCGCCCAGCACCCGGGCCTGGCCGGCCGCGATGGTCAGGCCGAGCCCGTGTCCGCGGCCGGCCCGGTCCGCGCTGCCGGTACGGAACCGGCTCGGCCCCTCCGCCAGAAGGTCCTCGGGGAAGCCCGGCCCGTGGTCGCGGACCCGGATCACCCGGCCCTCGACGCTGACCTCGACCGGCGAGCGGCCGTGCCGGGCCGCGTTGGCGAGCAGGTTGAACAGCACGCGCTCCAGGCGCCGCGGATCGGTGGTGACCTCCGACTCGTGGATCACCCGCACCTCGACGGCCGGGTCCCTGGCCGCTACCCGCCGCGCCACGAAGCCGCCCAGCATGATGTCCTGCAACTCGGCCCGCTCCGAGGCCCCGTCCAGCCGGGCCACCTCCAGAACGTCCTCGACCAGCGTGCGCATCGCCTTCGCCCGGTCCAGGACCAGCTCGGTCGGCCGCCCCGGCGGCAGCAGCTCCGCGGCCGTCAGCAGACCGGTGACCGGGGTGCGCAACTCGTGCGCGATGTCCGCGGTGACCCGGCGCTCCGCCTCGATCCGCTGCTGCAGCGCGTCCGCCATCGCGTCCACGGCCCTGGCCACGTCGTCCGTCTCGTCCCGGACGACACCGCCGATCGCGTCCCGCACCCGGACGTCCGGCTCACCGCCCGCGACCCGGTTCGCGGCGGCGGCCGCCTTGCGCAGCCTGCGCGACAGCTGACCGCCGATGAGCACGCCGAGCGCGCTGCCGCCGAGGACGACCGCGATGGAGCCGATGACCAGGGCCTGGTCCAGGTCGTTGAGGATGTCCGCGCTGCGGTCGGTGAAACCGGAGTGCAGCGACATCACGTGCCCGTCCTTGAGCGGCACGGCCGCCCAGATGTCCGTCACCCCGTTCGGCCGCTCGGAGACGTAGGTGGCCCGCCGCCCGGCGTCGACCTTGCGGCGCAGCTCCGCCGGCAGCCGAGGGTCGTCGATCTTGGCGTTCGGGAAGTTCTGCCGCCCGGACAGCTCGTAGTTGCGCTGCGCGATCAGGACCCGGTCGTCCGCGAGGTCACGGGCGTTGTCCAGCATCGACACCCGGGCCGCGTTGTGCACC is a genomic window containing:
- a CDS encoding DUF397 domain-containing protein, whose protein sequence is MQTGPSETQWRKSSYSGPNGGDCVECTVSGGAAWRTSSYSGSTGGDCVEVGVECAVGSVPVRDSKNPAGPILTVPAPAWYSFIQGLK
- a CDS encoding NACHT domain-containing protein — encoded protein: MVDVTALGARVASSAVMPLLRRLFVRDGPGAGLVDRPVRISALVSFRGEKRSVTPEDVDRIAGELVRRALAAAGPGEEPVDAAEAAAVKDALARTLARLGDITTEDYEAVGLGPERFARELAAGVPLAPYGLGEGGTLLYERLLHTASLHILNFLTQRSTYVARQQTVQTRQLARLVQAVDVLLERLPSQSAEDAGFEERYADHVTARYGTLTIYGLDAGTREWPLDTAYLSLEATRPQAGRGGRGPEYPTVAAEQVLAGHDQVFLRGVAGSGKTTLVQWLAVTASSRVYDHGLPHLIGRVPFVLPMRRIVRPGAELPFPGDFLRAVGCPVAGEQPPGWVERVLRARRGVLLVDGIDEIAGDRRAAARRWLRELVRAFPGNLWLVTSRPSAVPEEWLAAEGFSELVLAPMGRSGVATFVRRWHRAAEVDRSVGESLLASVRGTSELSGLATNPLMCGMLCALHRDRRGFLPQDRRSLYEAALTMLLERRDRERELHGFDGVRLAYATQVQLLQKLAWWLIRNSRHEMDRDEALGIVHRALPALNLHGAGEEEVYRALLLRSGLLREPADGRVDFLHRTFQDYLGARLAVQEMDFDLLVNHADTDQWEDVILLALAHARPKEAEHMLRRLTERDTPRGTLLAAAGLRYAAEVEPTVRGRVEDGLATHVPPATFEAAREVARAGGDLVLALLPGPEDGIDDSTAARVVHTAVSVGSEAALMFLSRFREHTGADVQEFLAASWNRFDDREQYAREILAHLPRQRAVEVSTTDDLRTLRSLGGWRHIFVRGAYRVDDLTELIVPERLTHLTLEAPHPVEGLAWLTAFPGLRKVSVLTDLDEAVIRQVPDGVELQGPTASLSSEPQG
- a CDS encoding ATP-binding protein, producing MGAHSARHLRRVLRLYLVRSGLAGVADAAELALTELVANVVRHVPGRRCRVCFLLQPGGVRVEVADGCPELPVAAGADPLGEGGRGLVIVAAVADRWGVTPYADGRGKTVWFECVGEAAP
- a CDS encoding MDR family MFS transporter, whose amino-acid sequence is MADTTEAVTGEAGTGKQPRNVRVVLLALMIAMMLAMLDNMIIGTAMPTIVGELGGLEHLSWVVTAYTLATAASTPLWGKLGDMYGRKGVFMTSIVIFLIGSALSGMAQDMGQLIGFRAVQGLGAGGLMVGVMAIIGDLIPPRERGKYQGMIAGVMALAMIGGPLVGGTITDNWGWRWSFYINLPLGAIALIAISVVLHLPKKRSQARIDYPGAALLTVGITAIVLVTTWGGTEYAWTSARIMELIGIGVAALVGFVFWQTRAAEPIMPLHIFRSRNFTLMSVIGFIVGFVMFGATLFLPLYQQSVQGASATNSGLLLLPMLGAMLVTSMVAGRITTSTGRYKVFPVAGGALMTVGLFLLSTMDTDTTRFTSGVYMAVVGLGMGCLMQITMLVAQNSVEMKDMGVASSSTTLFRTLGSSFGVAIMGALFNHRVQDVMAEKAGATGSKVTEQSATLTADALKQLPAAAREAYQHAVSSGTHGAFLLGSVVAVVALVAAVFVKEVPLKGAGPKPDGGPADGDDTAAAKAPVTEAV
- a CDS encoding maltokinase N-terminal cap-like domain-containing protein; amino-acid sequence: MAVVHRTALVPSKLELLTSWLPSRPWYRGGAGGAELAKAGGFRLDDPQGEVGIEFIAVTDVGGPHPATYLVPLSYRGAPLDGMEHALVGTMEHGVLGRRWAYDGCHDPVLVAELLALVEGRAQAQDQNTSDTPDREVTRSCTGAGSISTVPFTDTTDATVTDDAEGTALAFPHGGVLRLHRILRPAPDGPASLPQGAIGQVSGPWRAQGGTPVRGLFAVLYPGAPPAPSAV
- the cseC gene encoding two-component system sensor histidine kinase CseC encodes the protein MRGFFRDRTASPPAGPDDRTGPGVRSGPRVRPPTTEVRDIGAGAGDVRVRGTGGLRGVRTRGIRTGLRWKLSAAIALVGALVAVALSLVVHNAARVSMLDNARDLADDRVLIAQRNYELSGRQNFPNAKIDDPRLPAELRRKVDAGRRATYVSERPNGVTDIWAAVPLKDGHVMSLHSGFTDRSADILNDLDQALVIGSIAVVLGGSALGVLIGGQLSRRLRKAAAAANRVAGGEPDVRVRDAIGGVVRDETDDVARAVDAMADALQQRIEAERRVTADIAHELRTPVTGLLTAAELLPPGRPTELVLDRAKAMRTLVEDVLEVARLDGASERAELQDIMLGGFVARRVAARDPAVEVRVIHESEVTTDPRRLERVLFNLLANAARHGRSPVEVSVEGRVIRVRDHGPGFPEDLLAEGPSRFRTGSADRAGRGHGLGLTIAAGQARVLGARLTFRNVRPAGAPADVPAEGAVAVLWLPEHAPTNTGSHPMLPDRVPGGTSPSPEAFPKR
- a CDS encoding helix-turn-helix domain-containing protein gives rise to the protein MANIQSLDPTASPLDYYGWELRRQREAHGLRQGQLGDVIFCTGSLIGQIETTKKVPTRDFSERVDAALGTDGLFSRLIGLVLRSQLPTWFQPYAEMEAKAAYISTYQAQLVYGLLQTEEYARAVLATGRPGQLDSLLAARMERQRILDWERPPVALVILDEAVLHRPVGGDDVMRRQLGHLLKFTSHRWMRIQVLPLSSGEHPGLAGAFNILRFEDHPDVFYTEDMMSGHMTANPETIKEASLNYAHLQADALSVKDSAALIARVMEERYADRTQRDPVA
- a CDS encoding TetR/AcrR family transcriptional regulator, with translation MGGTMNGTKQQRRRGDTRQRIQDVALELFAEQGYEKTSLREIAERLDVTKAALYYHFKTKEEILVSIFEDLSRPLGELIDWGREQPHTLETKQEIIRRYSEALAGAAPLFRFMQENQATVRDLRIGELFKTRMFGLRDILIDPEADLVDQVRCVSALFTLHAGMFVLRDLEGDPEEQRAAVLEVATDLVTQAHRGAAGG
- a CDS encoding M23 family metallopeptidase, whose translation is MFPRVTSRSSRTTLRTRAAVMAAGLGASVALGAGVAAATGTPAATGTTTAASAVEAQAAAQAKAAKAEKAAASTKKATDKKKAASWVDPVKKYSLSASFAQNGGMWAHKHSGQDFAVPIGTNVVAAHGGTVVKAGGNGAGDGPAYGNAIVVKHGNGTYSQYAHLSKINVKIGQVVKTGQSIAKSGNTGNSSGPHLHFEIRTTPNYGSAVDPVAFLKSKGVTV